A genome region from Triticum aestivum cultivar Chinese Spring chromosome 2B, IWGSC CS RefSeq v2.1, whole genome shotgun sequence includes the following:
- the LOC123042023 gene encoding xyloglucan galactosyltransferase KATAMARI1 homolog: protein MDGHYPKYLLYGILILGSWLISCLLHFQFFHLSVFSYRPRYGAALVVLPLSVPMALDASFLPAPSAVAEDGPPRRLSSAASSCQGRYVYMLDVPSRFNVLRDCVEGSPAFQDEWHVCSLMDNVGMGPVLPPATGNGSDGDTGVIPNTGWYATDQYALEVIVHNRMRQYECLTDDPAAATALYVPYYPGLELQQHLCGFNATVRNGPSSEFLQWLSARPQWAAFGGRDHFMVVGKTTWMFRHTEGDDSGTQKVCGNNFLEQPVSGNMTVLTYESNIWDRRDFAIPYPSYFHPTSAGEVSAWQARVRATERPWLFAFAGARRANGTLAIRDRVIESCASSPSRCGFIDCSHGLEGSITCRSPRRLVSTFASSRFCLQPRGDSYMRRSSVDAIMAGCIPVFFHEASTFKKQYRWHEPDPDSSGNGDGRPYSVLIDPDELLEGKVDVEGVLARYTDEEVATMREEVIKMIPRFLYKDPRVRFEGDTRDAFDIAIDEVVARIRRIKNGEELGRLAAADVMVAKRS, encoded by the exons ATGGATGGTCACTACCCCAAGTACCTTCTCTACGGCATCCTCATCCTCGGCTCATGGCTCATCTCCTGCCTCCTGCACTTCCAGTTCTTCCACCTCTCCGTCTTCTCCTATCGGCCCCGCTACGGCGCGGCGCTCGTCGTCCTCCCGCTGTCGGTCCCCATGGCGCTCGATGCCAGCTTCCTGCCAGCTCCTTCTGCCGTCGCCGAGGATGGCCCTCCGCGCCGGCTTTCGTCAGCAGCGTCGTCTTGCCAGGGGAGGTACGTTTACATGCTGGATGTGCCGTCGCGGTTCAATGTTCTCAGAGACTGCGTCGAGGGCTCGCCGGCGTTTCAGGACGAGTGGCACGTATGCTCCCTCATGGACAATGTCGGCATGGGCCCGGTGCTCCCTCCCGCCACCGGCAACGGCAGCGACGGTGACACGGGTGTCATCCCCAACACTGGCTG GTATGCCACGGATCAGTATGCCTTGGAAGTGATCGTGCACAACCGTATGCGCCAGTACGAGTGCCTCACcgacgacccggcggcggcgacggctctgTACGTGCCCTACTACCCGGGCCTGGAGCTCCAACAGCACCTCTGCGGGTTCAACGCCACGGTGCGCAACGGGCCGTCGTCCGAGTTCCTGCAGTGGCTGTCGGCGCGGCCGCAGTGGGCGGCCTTCGGCGGCCGCGACCACTTCATGGTCGTCGGCAAGACCACCTGGATGTTCCGGCACACGGAGGGAGACGATAGCGGCACCCAGAAGGTCTGCGGAAACAACTTCCTTGAACAGCCCGTGTCCGGCAACATGACGGTGCTCACCTACGAGTCAAACATCTGGGATCGGCGGGACTTCGCCATACCGTACCCAAGCTACTTCCACCCTACGTCGGCCGGCGAGGTGTCCGCGTGGCAGGCGCGCGTCCGCGCCACAGAACGTCCGTGGCTATTCGCATTCGCCGGCGCACGGCGAGCCAACGGGACGCTTGCCATCCGCGACCGCGTCATCGAGTCGTGCGCCTCCTCGCCGAGCCGGTGCGGGTTTATCGACTGCAGCCACGGCCTGGAGGGCAGCATCACCTGCCGGTCGCCGCGGAGGCTCGTCTCCACCTTCGCCTCGTCCCGTTTCTGCCTGCAGCCGCGCGGCGACTCATACATGCGCCGCTCCTCCGTCGACGCCATCATGGCGGGATGCATCCCCGTCTTCTTCCACGAGGCGTCCACCTTCAAGAAGCAGTACCGGTGGCACGAGCCAGATCCGGACAGCAGCGGCAACGGCGACGGCCGCCCGTACTCGGTGCTCATCGACCCCGACGAACTCCTCGAAGGGAAGGTGGACGTCGAGGGGGTGCTAGCCAGGTACACCGACGAGGAGGTGGCCACCATGAGGGAGGAGGTGATCAAGATGATCCCGAGGTTCCTGTACAAGGACCCCAGGGTGAGGTTCGAGGGGGACACGAGGGATGCGTTCGACATCGCCATTGACGAGGTGGTGGCCAGGATCAGGAGGATCAAGAATGGGGAGGAGTTGGGACGGCTTGCTGCTGCTGATGTGATGGTTGCCAAGCGGTCCTGA